The Candidatus Neomarinimicrobiota bacterium genome has a window encoding:
- a CDS encoding dCTP deaminase produces the protein MGVKPDTWIEMMAREHDMIKPFQSSQVAEGTVSYGVSSYGYDLRVADEYKIFTNVNNSIIDPKHVDPGSFIDFKGAECIIPPNSFALARSVEYFRIPREVITLCVGKSTYARCGIIVNVTPFEPEWEGHVTLEISNTTPLPAKIYSFEGICQVLFFEGSDVCRVSYRDKNGKYQKQMDITPARV, from the coding sequence GTGGGAGTTAAGCCTGATACGTGGATTGAGATGATGGCACGCGAACACGACATGATCAAGCCCTTCCAGTCCAGCCAGGTCGCTGAGGGGACCGTTTCCTATGGCGTCTCATCCTACGGCTATGACCTTCGTGTGGCGGACGAGTACAAGATATTTACCAATGTCAATAACAGCATCATAGATCCCAAGCATGTTGACCCCGGCTCATTCATAGATTTCAAGGGTGCTGAGTGCATTATCCCGCCCAACAGCTTTGCCCTGGCCCGCAGCGTGGAATACTTTCGTATTCCTCGTGAGGTCATTACGCTCTGCGTGGGCAAGTCCACCTACGCGCGCTGCGGCATCATCGTGAATGTCACCCCCTTTGAGCCGGAGTGGGAGGGTCATGTGACCCTGGAGATATCCAATACCACCCCCTTGCCCGCCAAGATTTATTCCTTCGAAGGTATTTGTCAGGTGCTCTTTTTCGAAGGCAGCGATGTGTGCCGGGTTTCATACCGGGATAAGAACGGCAAATACCAGAAGCAGATGGATATCACCCCGGCAAGAGTTTGA
- a CDS encoding bifunctional oligoribonuclease/PAP phosphatase NrnA, with protein sequence MALASLYIPEETTDMAAAWAAFDAAVQSAGRVVLSTHENPDGDGLGSQLAMMEHLISLGKECRILNSTAAPNSLRFLDPNGWLEVYDRDRDRAWLADCNLGIVFDLGDFRRLRTIGEDLRAHKTILASIDHHPQTGFDSGNSEPLYAHVILDYSAPSTGTLVWLYFNDYRSEPLTLRMADALYTALVTDTGSFRYDNTDERAHLMAIDLINLGVKPYSVHRQVYEERERSQIKLLGLVTERLQYSPDGRIGWCALTRAMFRKAGASREDVDGMVEFIRGIKGVQVAVLLTELDAHRTKVSLRSKGDVSINDVAQSIGGGGHAFASGAMVAKPWRQVIDDLLPLLQDKVKDLGTTGTEERSGS encoded by the coding sequence TTGGCCCTAGCCTCACTCTATATTCCCGAAGAAACTACCGACATGGCGGCGGCCTGGGCGGCATTCGATGCGGCGGTTCAGTCCGCAGGCAGGGTGGTCCTTTCTACCCACGAGAATCCCGATGGTGATGGCCTGGGGTCTCAATTGGCCATGATGGAACACCTCATCTCCCTGGGGAAAGAGTGCCGCATCCTCAACAGCACTGCCGCACCCAACAGCTTGCGCTTTCTGGATCCCAACGGCTGGCTGGAGGTTTACGACCGTGATCGAGACCGTGCCTGGCTGGCGGATTGCAACCTGGGGATCGTTTTTGATCTGGGGGATTTTCGCCGTCTTCGCACCATAGGGGAGGATTTGCGAGCCCACAAGACTATCCTGGCATCCATCGACCACCACCCGCAGACAGGGTTCGATTCCGGCAATAGCGAACCCCTGTATGCACACGTGATACTTGACTACTCGGCCCCTTCAACGGGGACGCTCGTCTGGCTGTATTTTAATGACTATCGCTCGGAGCCACTGACGCTGAGGATGGCAGACGCCCTCTATACGGCCCTGGTGACGGACACGGGGTCCTTCCGTTATGACAACACCGACGAGCGGGCGCACTTGATGGCCATTGACCTCATCAATCTGGGTGTCAAACCGTACAGTGTTCACCGCCAGGTTTATGAGGAACGGGAGCGCTCGCAGATCAAGCTTTTGGGGCTTGTCACCGAGCGGCTGCAGTATTCCCCGGATGGGCGCATCGGCTGGTGTGCGCTGACCCGGGCTATGTTCCGCAAGGCGGGCGCCAGCAGGGAAGACGTGGATGGGATGGTCGAATTTATTCGCGGCATCAAGGGAGTGCAGGTGGCCGTACTGCTTACCGAGCTGGACGCTCACCGGACCAAGGTCAGTCTTCGCAGCAAGGGCGACGTGAGCATCAATGATGTTGCCCAGAGCATAGGCGGTGGCGGCCACGCCTTTGCCTCCGGGGCCATGGTGGCCAAGCCGTGGCGCCAGGTGATCGATGACCTGCTGCCGCTATTGCAGGATAAGGTCAAGGATTTGGGCACCACCGGAACCGAGGAACGCAGTGGGAGTTAA
- the cobO gene encoding cob(I)yrinic acid a,c-diamide adenosyltransferase, which translates to MSARSRRRGLLIVYTGNGKGKTTSALGVAFRALGYGWKICMVQFIKGTWKYGEMASIAELGDRFELHRMGAGFYKILDDVQPEAVHREAAAAAAALTVEKLQSEAYDLVIADELTVALGTGLVDAETVNRIVAARPQQVHLIITGRGAPDFLIESADLVTEMREVKHPFQKGLKAQPGIDY; encoded by the coding sequence TTGAGCGCTCGCTCCAGGCGCCGGGGACTGTTAATTGTCTACACCGGTAACGGGAAAGGCAAGACCACGTCGGCCCTGGGCGTGGCCTTCCGGGCGCTGGGGTACGGCTGGAAAATCTGCATGGTCCAGTTCATCAAGGGCACGTGGAAGTATGGCGAGATGGCTAGCATCGCCGAGCTGGGTGACCGGTTCGAGCTCCACCGCATGGGAGCGGGTTTTTACAAAATTTTGGACGACGTTCAGCCTGAAGCGGTACACCGCGAAGCAGCGGCGGCGGCGGCGGCACTGACTGTTGAGAAACTACAGAGTGAAGCCTACGATTTGGTCATTGCTGACGAATTGACTGTTGCCCTTGGGACCGGACTCGTTGATGCGGAGACCGTGAATCGTATCGTCGCAGCGAGACCACAGCAGGTCCATTTGATTATCACGGGCCGGGGTGCTCCCGATTTTCTCATCGAGAGTGCCGATCTGGTTACGGAGATGCGGGAGGTCAAGCACCCCTTCCAGAAGGGCCTCAAGGCTCAGCCTGGAATCGATTACTAG
- a CDS encoding NADH-quinone oxidoreductase subunit N, whose product MTWADLSSTFPELALVVTALALLLLEVLNSPPRSRMVWVALAGLGVALALELTLPAEGTFYQGMIAVDRFTRYFDVLFLVITAATMLIAIPYLRATLEERGEYFALLLLATVGMMFMVKAHDLTIVFLGLELLSISLYVLVAFYRHRVRSNEAGIKYLLLGAFSSGFFLMGIALLYGSTAATNYDAIRQSIVSGTQLSPMLTLAGFGLLLVGFAFKVALVPFHMYAPDVYEGAPTSITAFLTTGPKVAGFAALLKVIVVSFAVTTQHWSGIIAILAALTMTVGNLTALMQDNLKRMLAFSSVAHAGYLAVAILVGTYDAAFALAYYLAIYAVTTLGAFAVVSLIEGDEETNLSIDSYRGLGKRSPYAAGVFALTMASLAGLPPTAGFLGKYFVFSAAMDEGYLWLVVVAVLNSLVSVYYYVRPVVAMYMQSPVVDEPIVLHRAIVPVLLLVVVVVLGLGLLPMPLVKNGVAAANSLF is encoded by the coding sequence ATGACCTGGGCCGACCTATCCAGCACCTTCCCCGAGCTTGCGCTGGTGGTTACTGCACTGGCCCTCCTGCTGCTGGAAGTGCTGAATTCACCACCCAGAAGCCGCATGGTGTGGGTCGCCTTGGCAGGGTTGGGCGTCGCGCTTGCCCTGGAGCTGACGCTCCCTGCGGAGGGAACGTTTTACCAAGGCATGATCGCTGTGGACCGCTTCACCCGCTACTTTGATGTGCTGTTCCTGGTCATCACGGCCGCCACTATGCTCATAGCGATTCCCTACCTGCGGGCGACCCTGGAGGAGCGGGGGGAATACTTCGCCCTGCTGCTGTTAGCCACTGTGGGCATGATGTTCATGGTCAAGGCCCACGACCTGACCATCGTCTTTTTGGGGTTGGAGCTGCTTTCGATATCGCTCTATGTGCTGGTAGCTTTTTACCGCCATCGCGTGCGCTCCAATGAGGCGGGCATCAAGTACCTGCTGTTGGGTGCCTTCTCCAGCGGGTTCTTCCTGATGGGAATTGCGTTGCTCTACGGCAGCACCGCAGCAACCAATTATGATGCCATTCGCCAGTCCATTGTCTCGGGAACTCAGCTCTCCCCGATGCTGACCCTGGCGGGCTTCGGGCTGCTCCTGGTGGGCTTTGCCTTCAAAGTTGCCCTGGTCCCCTTCCATATGTATGCCCCGGACGTGTACGAGGGCGCCCCCACCTCCATCACGGCATTTCTCACGACGGGTCCCAAGGTGGCGGGGTTCGCTGCCTTACTGAAAGTGATCGTGGTATCTTTCGCTGTGACGACCCAACACTGGTCGGGAATTATCGCGATATTGGCGGCGCTCACCATGACGGTGGGTAACCTGACGGCGCTGATGCAGGATAATCTGAAGCGCATGCTGGCCTTCTCCAGCGTGGCCCATGCCGGCTATCTGGCGGTGGCCATATTGGTGGGGACCTACGACGCCGCCTTCGCCCTGGCATATTATCTGGCCATTTATGCCGTCACCACCCTGGGAGCGTTTGCCGTTGTGTCCCTTATCGAAGGCGACGAGGAAACCAACCTGAGTATTGACAGCTATCGTGGCCTGGGCAAGCGCAGTCCTTATGCGGCTGGGGTATTCGCCCTGACGATGGCCTCGCTGGCTGGGCTGCCCCCCACGGCAGGTTTTCTGGGCAAATATTTCGTTTTCAGTGCCGCCATGGATGAAGGCTACCTGTGGCTGGTCGTCGTCGCGGTCCTTAACAGCCTGGTTTCGGTGTACTACTACGTAAGACCGGTAGTGGCCATGTATATGCAATCACCGGTTGTAGACGAACCCATCGTTCTGCATCGCGCCATCGTGCCCGTGCTGCTGCTGGTCGTGGTGGTCGTTTTGGGCCTGGGCCTGCTGCCCATGCCTTTGGTGAAAAATGGCGTGGCCGCCGCCAACAGCCTGTTTTGA
- a CDS encoding universal stress protein — MIAHILCATNLSPHADEALRIAVHMAAKYNAKLTMLNVHEEFMDKDEMVMLRVSVEQMQEHFREIAIRCREQMKKLVTAVGVDDLQVEYLLREGSAAKEILEIAAELGAKLPAHNTVIIVLGIHAKEGLVGHLLGSVADHVVRYATCPVLVIPYEVD, encoded by the coding sequence GTGATTGCCCACATTCTATGCGCAACAAATTTGAGTCCCCATGCCGATGAGGCCCTACGTATCGCCGTTCACATGGCGGCCAAATACAACGCCAAGTTGACCATGCTGAATGTTCATGAGGAGTTCATGGACAAAGACGAAATGGTCATGCTGCGGGTCAGCGTGGAACAGATGCAGGAGCATTTCCGGGAGATCGCTATCCGCTGCAGGGAGCAAATGAAGAAGTTGGTCACCGCGGTCGGCGTGGACGACCTGCAGGTTGAGTATCTGTTGCGTGAGGGTAGCGCCGCGAAGGAGATTCTCGAAATTGCCGCGGAATTGGGGGCCAAACTGCCTGCGCACAACACGGTGATCATTGTTTTGGGCATTCACGCCAAGGAAGGCCTGGTGGGCCATCTGCTGGGCTCCGTGGCCGATCATGTGGTGCGCTATGCGACCTGCCCGGTGTTGGTCATCCCCTATGAGGTCGACTAA
- a CDS encoding sodium:proton antiporter, whose translation MNRWVSRTGAVVLMTLTPALAFASSGAETGAEDLGHILPLWSMIPFVGILLSIAIFPLLFPVLWHHHFGKISAAWAAIFSLPFLLVYRGAAYHEISHIILIDYIPFIIVLAGLFTVGGGIVLRGSLVGTPAVNTLLLLVGTLLASWVGTTGAAMLLIRPIIRANAWRKHKQHIIVFFIFLVANIGGSLTPLGDPPLLLGFIHGVPFFWTMGLIAHMSFVAAILLVVFYLLDGYFFRREAAPPAPAADREPIRLDGGHNFVYLAGILGLVFMSGTLDLAEVSILGVHVPLQDIYRNLGILMLLGLSWRTTSRALRHANGFTWAPILEVAYLFAGIFITIVPALAILRAGSEGALAGLINNVETSRQYFWVTGILSSFLDNAPTYLTFFNTALGKLHLTEGEVSLFLAGGAAEGDLLMRLQNFEALLVAISIGAVFMGANTYIGNAPNFMVRAIAEENDISMPSFFGYMAWSLIILIPIFVLVTFVFLGDVP comes from the coding sequence ATGAATCGTTGGGTGAGCCGAACAGGTGCCGTAGTGCTGATGACCCTGACGCCGGCACTGGCGTTTGCTTCCAGCGGCGCAGAGACAGGGGCTGAAGACCTGGGCCACATCCTGCCATTGTGGAGCATGATCCCCTTCGTGGGAATCCTGCTGTCCATCGCGATTTTTCCGCTACTTTTTCCCGTCCTTTGGCACCACCATTTCGGCAAAATATCCGCCGCCTGGGCGGCCATCTTTTCGCTACCGTTTCTCCTGGTCTACCGGGGCGCCGCCTACCACGAGATCAGCCACATCATCCTCATTGACTACATTCCCTTCATTATCGTGCTGGCGGGGCTCTTTACCGTGGGCGGAGGCATCGTCCTGCGTGGCAGTTTGGTGGGCACGCCGGCCGTCAACACACTTTTGCTGCTGGTAGGCACACTGCTGGCGAGCTGGGTCGGCACTACCGGCGCGGCCATGCTCCTGATTCGCCCCATCATTCGGGCCAACGCCTGGCGCAAGCACAAGCAGCACATCATTGTCTTTTTCATTTTCCTGGTGGCCAACATTGGCGGTTCTCTCACGCCGCTGGGCGACCCGCCGCTCCTGCTGGGTTTTATCCATGGCGTGCCCTTTTTCTGGACCATGGGGCTCATCGCGCACATGAGTTTCGTGGCGGCGATCCTGCTGGTCGTGTTTTACCTGCTGGACGGATACTTCTTCAGGCGTGAGGCCGCGCCCCCTGCTCCGGCAGCGGACCGGGAACCCATTCGGCTGGATGGCGGGCACAATTTTGTCTACCTGGCCGGCATTTTGGGCCTGGTGTTCATGAGCGGAACGCTCGATCTGGCAGAAGTATCAATCCTGGGTGTGCATGTTCCCCTGCAGGATATCTATCGGAACCTGGGGATCCTCATGCTCCTGGGGCTCTCATGGAGAACTACCAGCCGGGCGCTGCGGCACGCCAACGGCTTCACCTGGGCGCCGATTCTGGAGGTGGCCTATCTATTTGCCGGGATATTCATCACCATAGTTCCTGCCCTGGCGATCCTGAGGGCCGGATCGGAGGGGGCCCTGGCCGGCCTCATCAACAACGTCGAAACGTCGCGGCAATATTTCTGGGTAACGGGCATCCTCAGCAGTTTTCTGGACAATGCCCCCACCTACCTTACGTTCTTCAACACGGCCCTTGGAAAACTTCACCTGACCGAAGGCGAAGTAAGCCTGTTCCTGGCGGGAGGTGCAGCCGAGGGCGACCTGCTGATGCGCCTGCAGAACTTTGAGGCACTACTGGTGGCCATCTCTATCGGGGCCGTATTCATGGGGGCCAATACTTACATCGGCAATGCACCCAACTTCATGGTGCGCGCCATCGCCGAGGAGAACGATATATCCATGCCCAGTTTCTTCGGCTACATGGCCTGGTCGCTGATTATCCTGATTCCAATATTCGTCCTGGTCACATTCGTATTTCTAGGAGACGTACCGTGA
- a CDS encoding NADH-quinone oxidoreductase subunit M: MDWLSHHLLTLTIIMPAAGAVVILVLGNGQREVIRRVALGSSLVTFVLSYFLFKGFQPGGGFQFVALAPWISNYGISYHVGIDGISLLLLLLTTFIVPVTILAAFDSIHERVKGFMAALLLMETGLLGVFASLDLFLFYIFWEAMLIPMYFIIGVWGGRNRLYAAIKFVLFTMLGSLLMLVAILALYNEGQAQLGYYTTNYLELVTLTLSPATQTWMFLAFGLAFAIKVPLFPLHTWLPDAHVEAPTPGSVILAAVLLKMGGFGFLRYCIPMFPLATARFTPLLVSLAVVSIIYGAMMALVQTDMKKLVAYSSVSHLGFVVLGIFALSLQSVTGGILQMVNHGLSTGALFLLVGMVYERTHTRKISDYGGLAAIMPRYAVAFIIVTLASIGLPGLNGFVGEFLIIVGSFGSQPVGAVVAVLGVILSAVYLLWMVHRVFYGPPGVVLGRAAGENDSRLVDLTRREWSVLLPLMAAIVMLGIYPRPFLERIEPSVNSLVTTYHEAVGAPRADMSIPTAPGPPVPKE; encoded by the coding sequence ATGGACTGGCTGTCGCACCATCTGCTGACCCTGACCATTATCATGCCTGCTGCGGGTGCAGTTGTCATCCTTGTGCTCGGCAATGGCCAGCGAGAAGTTATCCGGCGGGTGGCGCTGGGATCGTCACTGGTCACGTTCGTCCTGTCGTATTTCCTGTTCAAGGGGTTCCAGCCCGGGGGCGGCTTCCAGTTTGTTGCACTGGCGCCGTGGATCTCCAATTACGGCATCAGCTACCATGTGGGTATTGACGGCATCAGCCTGTTGCTGCTGCTGCTCACCACCTTCATCGTTCCAGTGACCATCCTCGCCGCGTTCGATTCTATCCACGAACGTGTCAAGGGTTTCATGGCCGCGTTGTTGCTCATGGAAACCGGGCTGTTGGGGGTGTTTGCCTCCCTCGACCTGTTCCTGTTCTACATTTTCTGGGAAGCCATGCTGATTCCCATGTATTTCATCATCGGCGTCTGGGGCGGCAGGAACCGGCTCTATGCCGCCATCAAATTTGTGCTGTTTACCATGCTGGGCAGCCTGTTGATGCTGGTTGCCATTCTGGCCCTCTATAACGAGGGGCAGGCGCAACTGGGGTATTACACGACCAACTACCTGGAACTGGTAACCCTGACACTTTCCCCGGCGACCCAGACCTGGATGTTCCTGGCCTTTGGGCTGGCCTTCGCCATTAAGGTGCCCCTGTTTCCCCTGCACACCTGGTTGCCCGACGCCCATGTGGAGGCACCCACCCCCGGATCGGTCATCTTGGCTGCTGTTCTGCTGAAGATGGGCGGCTTCGGTTTCTTGCGTTACTGCATCCCCATGTTTCCACTGGCGACGGCCCGCTTTACCCCCCTGCTGGTGAGCTTGGCCGTGGTAAGCATCATCTACGGCGCCATGATGGCCCTGGTCCAGACCGATATGAAGAAACTGGTGGCCTATTCCAGTGTGAGTCATCTGGGCTTTGTGGTGTTGGGCATTTTTGCCCTCAGCCTGCAGTCGGTGACGGGGGGCATCCTGCAGATGGTGAACCACGGCTTGTCCACGGGTGCCCTGTTCCTGCTGGTGGGCATGGTTTATGAGCGCACCCACACCCGCAAGATTTCCGACTATGGCGGCCTGGCTGCCATCATGCCGCGCTATGCGGTGGCATTTATCATTGTGACGCTGGCCAGTATCGGGCTGCCGGGGCTGAATGGCTTTGTAGGGGAGTTCCTGATTATTGTGGGCAGTTTCGGAAGCCAACCGGTTGGAGCGGTGGTGGCGGTCTTGGGCGTTATCCTTTCGGCGGTATACCTTCTCTGGATGGTGCACCGCGTTTTTTATGGGCCGCCGGGGGTTGTTCTTGGACGCGCCGCAGGGGAGAATGACTCAAGGCTCGTGGACCTGACGCGCCGGGAGTGGTCCGTGCTGCTGCCGCTTATGGCTGCGATTGTGATGCTGGGCATCTATCCCCGGCCATTTCTCGAGCGGATTGAGCCCTCGGTCAATTCGTTGGTGACCACTTACCACGAGGCCGTCGGCGCACCCAGGGCAGACATGAGCATACCGACGGCGCCTGGGCCGCCAGTACCAAAGGAGTAG
- the nuoL gene encoding NADH-quinone oxidoreductase subunit L, whose translation MSLYLITLFPLLGFLINGLLGRWLTERQAGLVASLAVLGSFVMSATYFLALTRPDVAHISQNLFAWISVGDLQVNVGYRFDPLSALMTLIVSGVGLLIHIYSMGYMRGDPGVRRYFAILNLFTFMMLNLVLADSLVLLFLGWEGVGLCSYLLIGFWFRDEAKARAGMKAFVVNRIGDAGFLIAMMVLYHHFGTLNMSAIAEAAPHARLAEGVFTAITLLLLLGAVGKSAQIPLHVWLPDAMAGPTPVSALIHAATMVTAGVYLIARNGVLFSLAPTTMTVMASIGIITALLAATIAITQHDIKKVLAYSTISQLGYMFAALGVGAYSAAIFHLMTHAFFKGLLFLGAGSVIHGLDGEQDLRKMGGLKEALPTTHWTMLVAVLAIAGLPGLSGFFSKDAILWSAFSHYEGFSWIWLVGLFTAGLTAFYMFRLYFLTFRGAARWAGAQEPHESSSVMTVPLVLLAFLSILGGYVGVPQVLGGVNRLEYFLAPVLTITAAHAAPVHGAAQALELLLMGVTTVVVLGGGYYAYRIYLRQPALAENLAQRLRFLHRLSYNKYFIDEAYALLVVGPFKRLATMIWAWVDVKAVDGFVNGMGRSVAAAGSYIRRAQSGLIQHYAAVILFGVVFILVYLYVE comes from the coding sequence ATCAGTCTCTACCTGATTACGCTCTTTCCCTTGCTGGGCTTTCTGATCAACGGCCTGCTGGGACGCTGGCTGACGGAGCGCCAGGCCGGCTTGGTGGCCTCCCTGGCTGTGCTCGGCTCCTTCGTAATGAGCGCCACGTACTTTCTTGCTCTCACACGACCGGATGTCGCCCATATTTCCCAAAACCTGTTCGCATGGATTTCGGTGGGTGATTTGCAGGTCAACGTGGGCTACCGGTTCGATCCCCTGTCAGCCCTGATGACGCTCATTGTCAGCGGTGTAGGGCTGCTGATTCACATTTATTCCATGGGTTATATGCGTGGCGACCCAGGCGTGCGCCGGTACTTTGCGATATTGAACCTGTTCACGTTCATGATGCTCAATCTGGTGCTGGCCGACAGCCTGGTGCTGCTGTTCCTGGGTTGGGAAGGGGTCGGACTCTGCTCCTACCTGCTGATTGGGTTCTGGTTCCGGGACGAGGCCAAGGCCCGGGCAGGCATGAAAGCCTTTGTGGTAAACCGTATTGGCGATGCCGGTTTTCTCATAGCCATGATGGTCCTCTATCACCATTTCGGTACCCTGAACATGAGCGCCATCGCTGAAGCGGCTCCCCACGCGCGGTTGGCCGAGGGCGTGTTCACCGCCATAACCCTGCTGCTGCTCCTGGGCGCGGTGGGTAAATCGGCCCAGATTCCCCTGCACGTGTGGCTGCCCGATGCCATGGCCGGCCCGACACCGGTCTCCGCACTCATCCATGCGGCGACCATGGTCACAGCCGGGGTCTACCTGATCGCGCGCAATGGCGTGCTCTTCAGCCTGGCGCCCACGACCATGACCGTGATGGCGAGCATCGGTATCATTACGGCCCTGCTGGCTGCCACCATTGCCATTACTCAGCATGATATCAAGAAGGTACTGGCCTACTCCACCATCAGTCAGCTGGGTTACATGTTTGCCGCGCTAGGGGTGGGCGCCTACTCGGCCGCCATCTTCCACCTGATGACGCACGCGTTCTTCAAGGGACTATTGTTTTTGGGGGCGGGTAGCGTGATTCACGGGCTGGACGGAGAACAGGACCTGCGGAAAATGGGTGGGCTCAAGGAGGCTCTGCCTACGACCCACTGGACCATGCTGGTGGCCGTGCTGGCCATCGCTGGCCTGCCGGGATTGTCAGGATTCTTCAGCAAGGACGCAATCCTGTGGAGCGCGTTCAGCCACTATGAGGGCTTCAGTTGGATCTGGCTGGTGGGGTTATTTACGGCGGGCCTGACGGCATTTTACATGTTCCGCTTGTATTTCCTCACCTTTCGTGGCGCGGCCCGATGGGCTGGTGCGCAAGAGCCCCATGAGTCCAGCTCTGTCATGACGGTGCCCCTGGTGCTTCTGGCTTTTCTGTCCATCTTGGGTGGGTACGTGGGCGTTCCCCAGGTCTTGGGCGGCGTGAATCGCCTGGAATATTTCCTCGCCCCCGTCCTCACCATCACAGCCGCTCACGCTGCTCCCGTCCATGGGGCTGCCCAGGCCCTGGAACTCCTGCTCATGGGTGTGACCACGGTGGTCGTTTTGGGCGGCGGGTACTATGCCTACCGGATCTATCTCCGCCAGCCGGCACTGGCCGAAAACCTGGCCCAGCGGCTGCGCTTCCTTCACCGGCTCTCCTACAACAAATACTTCATCGACGAGGCCTATGCGCTCCTGGTGGTGGGTCCCTTCAAGAGGTTGGCCACCATGATTTGGGCTTGGGTAGACGTGAAGGCTGTCGACGGTTTCGTCAACGGGATGGGCCGCTCCGTCGCCGCCGCGGGAAGCTATATTCGCCGGGCACAAAGTGGCCTCATTCAGCACTACGCCGCCGTCATTCTCTTTGGAGTGGTCTTCATTCTCGTTTACCTCTACGTGGAATAA
- the nuoK gene encoding NADH-quinone oxidoreductase subunit NuoK, whose product MVVPLYHIVTLAGLLFTIGMLGVLFRRNAIIVFMSVEIMLNAVNLVFIAFARYHGSVDGQVFVFFIMTLAAAEVAVGLAIMISLFRNLQTTDISSFNLMKN is encoded by the coding sequence ATGGTGGTGCCGCTGTATCATATTGTGACCCTGGCGGGGCTGCTGTTTACCATCGGCATGCTGGGCGTGCTGTTCCGCCGCAACGCCATCATCGTATTCATGAGCGTGGAGATCATGCTCAATGCCGTCAACCTGGTCTTCATTGCATTTGCGCGCTATCACGGCAGTGTTGACGGCCAGGTTTTTGTCTTCTTCATCATGACGCTGGCCGCGGCTGAGGTGGCCGTGGGGCTGGCCATCATGATTTCGCTTTTCCGCAACCTGCAAACCACGGACATCTCCAGCTTCAACCTGATGAAGAATTGA
- a CDS encoding NADH-quinone oxidoreductase subunit J — MTAALFYLFAVQLLGASLFVVLNRNPMYSVVALVFAFLNLAGLYFLLGATFIGALQVLVYAGAIMVLFLFVVMLLNVGPDERRIGWVHLDRWWFGLLALLFLALFLVLAGQGVSAPTAGPSPATTQSGGVADVAAVLFSRFLLPFELAALLLTVALVGTVFLAKRRI, encoded by the coding sequence GTGACCGCTGCCCTATTCTATCTCTTTGCTGTACAGCTGCTGGGGGCCAGTCTGTTCGTGGTCCTGAACCGCAACCCCATGTACAGTGTGGTGGCTCTGGTCTTCGCCTTCCTGAACCTGGCGGGTCTGTACTTCCTGCTGGGGGCAACCTTCATTGGGGCCTTGCAGGTACTGGTCTACGCCGGGGCCATCATGGTGCTGTTTCTATTCGTGGTGATGCTGTTGAATGTGGGTCCGGATGAGCGCCGTATCGGCTGGGTGCATCTTGATCGCTGGTGGTTTGGGCTGCTGGCACTGTTGTTCCTCGCACTTTTTCTAGTCCTTGCCGGCCAGGGTGTCAGTGCGCCTACAGCGGGTCCTTCACCGGCTACGACGCAGTCGGGCGGGGTCGCAGACGTGGCCGCGGTGCTGTTTTCCCGTTTCCTGTTGCCTTTCGAATTGGCGGCCCTGCTTCTGACGGTTGCCTTGGTGGGAACCGTGTTTCTGGCCAAGAGGCGCATCTGA
- a CDS encoding NADH-quinone oxidoreductase subunit I codes for MATVIRTYDPKFWDRFYIPALVKGLLLTFGRMFKRRDTILYPEKKYVPPEGYRGLHRLNKYEDGRIKCVACEMCATACPAHCIHIEPSAAPWDDGAERFPIRFDIDLSRCIFCDFCAIACPVDAIELTEIYDFNTYTRDSLVIDMEGLLSVYDVTRAGNVYERHNRGEPIQLPLLRDPPVRNP; via the coding sequence ATGGCTACCGTGATTCGCACCTATGATCCCAAATTCTGGGACCGATTTTATATCCCGGCACTCGTCAAGGGCCTGCTGCTCACCTTCGGCAGGATGTTCAAACGCAGGGACACGATTCTCTACCCGGAGAAAAAGTACGTGCCCCCGGAGGGCTACCGCGGTCTGCATCGGCTGAACAAATACGAAGATGGCCGTATTAAATGCGTGGCCTGCGAGATGTGCGCCACGGCTTGCCCGGCGCATTGCATCCACATTGAACCCTCGGCCGCGCCCTGGGATGATGGCGCCGAGCGTTTTCCCATCCGGTTCGACATAGATTTGTCCCGTTGCATCTTCTGCGACTTCTGCGCGATTGCCTGCCCGGTGGACGCCATCGAGCTCACCGAGATATACGATTTCAACACCTACACCCGGGACAGCCTGGTGATCGACATGGAAGGTCTGTTGAGCGTCTACGATGTAACCCGGGCGGGGAATGTGTATGAGCGCCACAATCGCGGCGAACCGATCCAGCTGCCCCTGCTTAGAGACCCTCCGGTCCGGAACCCCTAG